A stretch of DNA from Candidatus Aminicenantes bacterium:
ACCCACGGATGACCCCTTTGACCGCATGGAAGACAAACTCAATGAGATCGTTCCCGTCAATCCGAACAAGCCGTACAACATAAAGGAACTGCTTTCCCTGGTGGTTGACAACGGTTGTTTTTTCGAGGTCCACGAAGGGTACGCCCAAAACCTGGTGGTCGGATTTGCCTGCCTGGGAGGGCGCAACGTGGGCGTCATCGCCAATAATCCCGATGTCTATGCCGGAACCCTGGATGTTCAGGCCTCTTTAAAGGGGTCCCGTTTCATCCGTTTCTGCGACGCGTTCAACATTCCCCTGGTTTCTTTCGTGGACGTGCCCGGTTTCCTGCCGGGCCGGGACCAGGAAAAACTTGGGATCATCAAGCACGGCGCCAAGATGTTGTACGCCTATTCAGAAGCCACGGTACCCAAGCTCACGGTCATTACCCGCAAGTCGTACGGCGGGGCTTACATTGTCATGAGCTCCAAGCACCTGGGCGCGGACGTGGTGTTCGCCTGGCCCACGGCGGAGATCGCGGTCATGGGGCCTCAAGGCGCCATCAACGTCATTTTCCGTAAGGACCTGGCCGCGGCGGATGAGCCGGAAGGTCTCAAGGAGCGCCTGATCCTTGACTACAAGGAAAAGTTCGCCAACCCCAAACTGCCCGCCGCTTTCGGGTACGTAGACGACATCATTCTGCCCACCGAGACGCGGCCCCGTCTGATCGCGGCCCTGGAATCGCTGGAACACAAGACCCTGCAAAACCCGCCCAAAAAGCACGGCAATATCCCGCTGTAAGGAGGGTTCCATGAAAAAACAAAGCGTCCTGATCCCCAACCGCGGCACCGTAGCCCTGGATATCAT
This window harbors:
- a CDS encoding methylmalonyl-CoA carboxyltransferase, translated to PTDDPFDRMEDKLNEIVPVNPNKPYNIKELLSLVVDNGCFFEVHEGYAQNLVVGFACLGGRNVGVIANNPDVYAGTLDVQASLKGSRFIRFCDAFNIPLVSFVDVPGFLPGRDQEKLGIIKHGAKMLYAYSEATVPKLTVITRKSYGGAYIVMSSKHLGADVVFAWPTAEIAVMGPQGAINVIFRKDLAAADEPEGLKERLILDYKEKFANPKLPAAFGYVDDIILPTETRPRLIAALESLEHKTLQNPPKKHGNIPL